A genomic segment from Spinacia oleracea cultivar Varoflay chromosome 3, BTI_SOV_V1, whole genome shotgun sequence encodes:
- the LOC110795589 gene encoding telomerase reverse transcriptase isoform X3 — protein MTLDLPCMQVGYPRKRRRGKGEISNAEEPASKVPCRVGQHNSFDLVGSKDVDYLGTHCSKESNLISENSSHEKYVLEEQPIEKLKVKSGKRFRLPSWQRRKRCKRLISQDCCTQEPSGKVLNTENDLHKTSDKSINVLDGVDLKSDQLMQVCPCCSVFQSLSRVPKDADINRKFTFYNLKSSSSLFLKKHILYFLKPGFVGDNDLLLHIFGLPNMGTRNLPTSCFHKLGLCSHGSSCLYHSLVKLLRVFIRRAKKCQHKKLLERHCSSQPRFQLNGDGDVGSSLQASKMDSKFSTSKQGVDQRTDQMPKRLIHAKSRDGKRTTEVTQCQFGLSQPYCLKDEVVSFIWSVCRNIVPSDLLGLPSSHRTLRRNISRFIRLRRFEKFSLKQCLHKLEVSKFPVLSKLESDKCCSAFAFKSETKKIPGQLPNSQNIGHGYLKQMLLERWIFWLFSHIVVPLIQANFYVTDSEQGKQNLYYYHKKAWKKLSGRVTTWLKEQSYRSLDNASVAEILSKRSFGFSNVRLCPKENGARPIANLKAASRFCIKRPFSQVQFRKKNRKRRAHKRYVPFLKSVNTVLRDLHVIFKDLKVKEPERWGSTVFSYNDIHRKYCAFLRHLKEGQPTMPMVYIVVSDVQKAFDTVKQDKLLSILNEIQIADEYSMQRSCEIFYRKKFLWISENRKLMIEGNNSRFTEDIPPVRQRTCQTIVVNQERSISVRRKELEFNLKEHLKKNVLKLGRCFFLQTVGIPQGSVLSTLLCTLYYGHMERNKIFPYLSLSGHDVTIRPENGCAAPEATSDVSFLSPKYLLLRFVDDFLFVSTSKKQASSFFSRLQRGFREYNCYMNQEKFCMNFDYGGTHKLDSKRLLVGSDGVSFMQWSGLLINSCTLEVQADYSRYLNDHLSSTLTVNWQHRPGRQLKTKLCAYMRPKCHSIFFDSSINSPATIRLNVYQAFMVCAMKFHCYVRALSYWCKLRSGSCLSSIEGSIRYMYKLMKRRMHKVNFAPERNRVLQVAKTEVIWIGLTAYIRVLSKKKSRHNELLHLLRTKLEAVSNVRISSGLKYAVDESHSSYLWKIKY, from the exons ATGACGTTGGACCTTCCATGCATGCAAGTAG GTTACCCACGAAAGAGAAGAAGAGGCAAAGGAGAGATCTCAAACGCTGAAGAGCCTGCCAGCAAGGTGCCATGTAGAGTTGGTCAGCATAATTCATTTGACTTAGTTGGTTCTAAAGATGTTGATTATCTTGGCACACATTGTTCCAAAGAGAGCAATTTGATTTCTGAGAATTCTTCACATGAAAAATATGTTCTTGAAGAACAACCTATTGAGAAGCTCAAAGTAAAGTCAGGGAAGCGCTTCAGATTACCAAGTTGGCAACGCCGGAAGAGATGCAAAAGGTTGATATCACAAGACTGCTGCACTCAGGAGCCTTCCGGGAAAGTTTTGAACACCGAGAATGATTTACACAAGACTTCAGATAAAAGTATCAATGTTCTAGATGGTGTTGATCTCAAATCTGATCAACTG ATGCAGGTGTGCCCCTGTTGCTCAGTGTTTCAATCATTGTCAAGAGTGCCTAAAGATGCTGACATTAATAGGAAGTTTACATTCTACAACTTGAAGTCTTCATCATCTCTTTTCCTGAAAAAGC ATATCCTCTATTTCTTGAAACCTGGTTTTGTTGGTGACAACGATCTTCTCCTGCATATTTTTGGTTTGCCAAACATGGGTACCAGAAATTTACCAACATCATGCTTCCATAAACTTGGGCTCTGTTCACATGGGTCTTCTTGCTT ATACCATTCTTTGGTAAAGTTGCTTAGAGTATTTATCCGCAGAGCTAAAAAATGTCAGCATAAAAAGTTATTGGAGAGGCACTGTTCTAGTCAACCCCGTTTTCAGCTTAATGGAGATGGAGATGTTGGTTCCAGTCTTCAG GCTAGCAAGATGGATTCAAAGTTTTCGACCTCTAAACAAGGTGTGGATCAAAGAACTGACCAGATGCCCAAGAGGCTTATTCATGCCAAAAGTAGGGATGGCAAGAGAACAACTGAAGTCACTCAGTGTCAATTTGGTCTCAGCCAGCCATATTGCCTGAAAGATGAAGTAGTATCATTTATTTGGTCTGTTTGTCGGAATATAGTCCCATCTGATCTTTTAGGATTACCATCGAGCCACAGAACCTTGCGGAGAAATATCTCTAGATTTATTAGGCTGCGTCGATTTGAGAAATTTTCTTTAAAGCAATGTTTGCATAAACTAGAAGTGTCGAAATTCCCAGTGCTATCAAAATTGGAGTCGGACAAGTGCTGCAGTGCCTTTGCCTTCAAATCTGAGACTAAGAAAATCCCGGGGCAGTTGCCAAATTCACAAAACATTGGCCATGGTTACTTAAAACAGATGCTTCTGGAACGATGGATTTTTTGGTTATTTTCTCATATCGTCGTGCCCCTGATACAGGCCAATTTTTACGTCACGGACagtgagcaaggtaagcagaaCTTGTATTATTATCACAAAAAAGCTTGGAAGAAGTTGAGTGGCAGAGTCACCACATGGCTGAAGGAGCAGAGTTATCGCTCCTTGGATAATGCATCTGTAGCAGAGATATTAAGCAAGAGGTCATTTGGTTTCTCAAACGTCAGGCTTTGTCCTAAAGAAAATGGAGCAAGACCAATAGCGAATCTGAAAGCAGCATCCAGATTTTGCATTAAAAGACCCTTTTCACAAGTGCAGTTCCGCAAAAAGAACAGGAAAAGAAGGGCACATAAAAGATATGTCCCCTTTTTGAAGTCTGTGAACACTGTTCTGCGGGATTTGCATGTCATATTCAAAGATCTGAAGGTGAAGGAACCGGAAAGGTGGGGTTCAACGGTTTTTTCTTATAATGACATCCATAGAAAATATTGCGCATTTCTGAGGCATCTGAAGGAAGGACAGCCAACCATGCCAATGGTATACATTGTAGTTTCAGATGTACAAAAAGCATTTGATACTGTCAAACAGGATAAGCTTCTTTCGATACTGAATGAGATACAAATAGCAGATGAGTATTCCATGCAGAGGTCCTGTGAGATATTCTACAGGAAAAAGTTCTTGTGGATTTCTGAAAATCGTAAGTTGATGATTGAAGGTAACAATAGTCGATTTACAGAAGACATACCTCCTGTTCGTCAAAGGACTTGCCAGACAATCGTCGTCAACCAG GAACGAAGCATATCTGTAAGGAGGAAAGAACTCGAGTTTAATTTGAAGGAGCATCTGAAGAAAAATGTGCTCAAATTAGGCCGATGTTTTTTTTTACAAACAGTTGGTATTCCTCAGGGAAGTGTTTTGTCAACTTTGCTTTGTACACTGTACTATGGACATATGGAAAGGAATAAAATCTTCCCCTATCTTTCTCTATCTGGTCATGACGTAACAATTAGACCTGAGAATGGTTGTGCTGCTCCTGAAGCTACTTCAGATGTATCTTTTTTGTCTCCCAAGTATCTCTTACTTAGGTTTGTTGATGACTTTTTGTTTGTATCAACATCCAAAAAGCAGGCTAGTAGCTTTTTCTCAAGATTGCAAAGAGGATTCCGAGAATACAACTGTTACATGAATCAGGAGAAGTTCTGCATGAATTTTGATTATGGCGGTACACATAAGCTTGATTCAAAGAGGCTTTTAGTAGGCAGCGATGGTGTCTCATTTATGCAGTGGAGTGGCTTGCTTATCAATAGCTGCACCTTAGAGGTTCAGGCAGACTATAGTAG GTACCTGAATGATCATCTGAGTTCGACATTAACTGTGAACTGGCAGCATAGACCCGGACGTCAACTCAAGACTAAGTTGTGTGCCTATATGCGGCCTAAATGTCATTCAATATTTTTCGATTCTAGTATTAACTCGCCGGCTACCATCAGGCTGAATGTGTATCAAGCTTTTATGGTGTGTGCAATGAAGTTCCATTGTTATGTCCGAGCATTGTCATACTGGTGCAAACTTCGTTCAGGTTCCTGCTTGTCTAGTATTGAGGGATCAATAAG ATACATGTATAAACTGATGAAGCGAAGGATGCATAAAGTCAATTTTGCGCCTGAGAGGAATCGTGTACTTCAAGTAGCAAAAACTGAAGTTATATGGATCGGATTGACTGCATATATCCGGGTGCTGAGCAAAAAAAAATCACGACACAATGAATTGCTGCATCTGTTAAGGACCAAGCTGGAGGCAGTTTCAAATGTTAGGATATCCTCTGGACTCAAGTATGCTGTTGATGAATCTCATTCCTCTTATTTGTGGAAAATCAAGTACTAG
- the LOC110795589 gene encoding telomerase reverse transcriptase isoform X2, with amino-acid sequence MGKKKERVPNVLWRRFRDKAATLSKTIISIIPKTCNCSGKGKCIRCIFGDGDEAAMSYLIRPNDSSDYRKLMNSCFVVVPENAPPLSPLLSFTRNWSQLQIVERTIQAIFSKEVAPSNVICQGYQKFKLQSTIVKVLTSWTWELASKRAGDSVMIYLLMHTLIFMPIKCNAHQQVAGPLVNRLFAGLPPDDVGPSMHASYPRKRRRGKGEISNAEEPASKVPCRVGQHNSFDLVGSKDVDYLGTHCSKESNLISENSSHEKYVLEEQPIEKLKVKSGKRFRLPSWQRRKRCKRLISQDCCTQEPSGKVLNTENDLHKTSDKSINVLDGVDLKSDQLVCPCCSVFQSLSRVPKDADINRKFTFYNLKSSSSLFLKKHILYFLKPGFVGDNDLLLHIFGLPNMGTRNLPTSCFHKLGLCSHGSSCLYHSLVKLLRVFIRRAKKCQHKKLLERHCSSQPRFQLNGDGDVGSSLQASKMDSKFSTSKQGVDQRTDQMPKRLIHAKSRDGKRTTEVTQCQFGLSQPYCLKDEVVSFIWSVCRNIVPSDLLGLPSSHRTLRRNISRFIRLRRFEKFSLKQCLHKLEVSKFPVLSKLESDKCCSAFAFKSETKKIPGQLPNSQNIGHGYLKQMLLERWIFWLFSHIVVPLIQANFYVTDSEQGKQNLYYYHKKAWKKLSGRVTTWLKEQSYRSLDNASVAEILSKRSFGFSNVRLCPKENGARPIANLKAASRFCIKRPFSQVQFRKKNRKRRAHKRYVPFLKSVNTVLRDLHVIFKDLKVKEPERWGSTVFSYNDIHRKYCAFLRHLKEGQPTMPMVYIVVSDVQKAFDTVKQDKLLSILNEIQIADEYSMQRSCEIFYRKKFLWISENRKLMIEGNNSRFTEDIPPVRQRTCQTIVVNQERSISVRRKELEFNLKEHLKKNVLKLGRCFFLQTVGIPQGSVLSTLLCTLYYGHMERNKIFPYLSLSGHDVTIRPENGCAAPEATSDVSFLSPKYLLLRFVDDFLFVSTSKKQASSFFSRLQRGFREYNCYMNQEKFCMNFDYGGTHKLDSKRLLVGSDGVSFMQWSGLLINSCTLEVQADYSRYLNDHLSSTLTVNWQHRPGRQLKTKLCAYMRPKCHSIFFDSSINSPATIRLNVYQAFMVCAMKFHCYVRALSYWCKLRSGSCLSSIEGSIRYMYKLMKRRMHKVNFAPERNRVLQVAKTEVIWIGLTAYIRVLSKKKSRHNELLHLLRTKLEAVSNVRISSGLKYAVDESHSSYLWKIKY; translated from the exons ATGGGGAAGAAGAAGGAGAGAGTACCAAACGTATTATGGAGACGATTCAGGGACAAAGCAGCGACACTCTCAAAAACCATAATCTCAATCATTCCCAAAACTTGCAATTGCTCCGGAAAGGGTAAATGCATTCGTTGCATCTTCGGCGACGGCGATGAAGCGGCAATGTCGTATCTGATTAGACCTAATGATTCTTCCGACTACCGTAAATTGATGAattcttgctttgttgttgttccTGAAAATGCTCCTcctctttctcctcttcttagCTTCACTCGCAATTGGTCTCAGCTCCAG ATAGTTGAAAGGACCATTCAAGCAATTTTTAGCAAGGAGGTTGCGCCATCTAATGTCATATGCCAAGGGTATCAAAAG TTTAAATTGCAGAGCACCATTGTAAAGGTTCTAACTAGTTGGACATGGGAACTAGCCTCAAAAAGG GCTGGGGACAGTGTCATGATTTATTTACTTATGCACACATTGATATTCATGCCAATCAAGTGCAATGCACACCAACAAGTAGCAGGTCCTCTTGTCAATCGTCTGTTTGCAGGGTTACCCCCAGATGACGTTGGACCTTCCATGCATGCAA GTTACCCACGAAAGAGAAGAAGAGGCAAAGGAGAGATCTCAAACGCTGAAGAGCCTGCCAGCAAGGTGCCATGTAGAGTTGGTCAGCATAATTCATTTGACTTAGTTGGTTCTAAAGATGTTGATTATCTTGGCACACATTGTTCCAAAGAGAGCAATTTGATTTCTGAGAATTCTTCACATGAAAAATATGTTCTTGAAGAACAACCTATTGAGAAGCTCAAAGTAAAGTCAGGGAAGCGCTTCAGATTACCAAGTTGGCAACGCCGGAAGAGATGCAAAAGGTTGATATCACAAGACTGCTGCACTCAGGAGCCTTCCGGGAAAGTTTTGAACACCGAGAATGATTTACACAAGACTTCAGATAAAAGTATCAATGTTCTAGATGGTGTTGATCTCAAATCTGATCAACTG GTGTGCCCCTGTTGCTCAGTGTTTCAATCATTGTCAAGAGTGCCTAAAGATGCTGACATTAATAGGAAGTTTACATTCTACAACTTGAAGTCTTCATCATCTCTTTTCCTGAAAAAGC ATATCCTCTATTTCTTGAAACCTGGTTTTGTTGGTGACAACGATCTTCTCCTGCATATTTTTGGTTTGCCAAACATGGGTACCAGAAATTTACCAACATCATGCTTCCATAAACTTGGGCTCTGTTCACATGGGTCTTCTTGCTT ATACCATTCTTTGGTAAAGTTGCTTAGAGTATTTATCCGCAGAGCTAAAAAATGTCAGCATAAAAAGTTATTGGAGAGGCACTGTTCTAGTCAACCCCGTTTTCAGCTTAATGGAGATGGAGATGTTGGTTCCAGTCTTCAG GCTAGCAAGATGGATTCAAAGTTTTCGACCTCTAAACAAGGTGTGGATCAAAGAACTGACCAGATGCCCAAGAGGCTTATTCATGCCAAAAGTAGGGATGGCAAGAGAACAACTGAAGTCACTCAGTGTCAATTTGGTCTCAGCCAGCCATATTGCCTGAAAGATGAAGTAGTATCATTTATTTGGTCTGTTTGTCGGAATATAGTCCCATCTGATCTTTTAGGATTACCATCGAGCCACAGAACCTTGCGGAGAAATATCTCTAGATTTATTAGGCTGCGTCGATTTGAGAAATTTTCTTTAAAGCAATGTTTGCATAAACTAGAAGTGTCGAAATTCCCAGTGCTATCAAAATTGGAGTCGGACAAGTGCTGCAGTGCCTTTGCCTTCAAATCTGAGACTAAGAAAATCCCGGGGCAGTTGCCAAATTCACAAAACATTGGCCATGGTTACTTAAAACAGATGCTTCTGGAACGATGGATTTTTTGGTTATTTTCTCATATCGTCGTGCCCCTGATACAGGCCAATTTTTACGTCACGGACagtgagcaaggtaagcagaaCTTGTATTATTATCACAAAAAAGCTTGGAAGAAGTTGAGTGGCAGAGTCACCACATGGCTGAAGGAGCAGAGTTATCGCTCCTTGGATAATGCATCTGTAGCAGAGATATTAAGCAAGAGGTCATTTGGTTTCTCAAACGTCAGGCTTTGTCCTAAAGAAAATGGAGCAAGACCAATAGCGAATCTGAAAGCAGCATCCAGATTTTGCATTAAAAGACCCTTTTCACAAGTGCAGTTCCGCAAAAAGAACAGGAAAAGAAGGGCACATAAAAGATATGTCCCCTTTTTGAAGTCTGTGAACACTGTTCTGCGGGATTTGCATGTCATATTCAAAGATCTGAAGGTGAAGGAACCGGAAAGGTGGGGTTCAACGGTTTTTTCTTATAATGACATCCATAGAAAATATTGCGCATTTCTGAGGCATCTGAAGGAAGGACAGCCAACCATGCCAATGGTATACATTGTAGTTTCAGATGTACAAAAAGCATTTGATACTGTCAAACAGGATAAGCTTCTTTCGATACTGAATGAGATACAAATAGCAGATGAGTATTCCATGCAGAGGTCCTGTGAGATATTCTACAGGAAAAAGTTCTTGTGGATTTCTGAAAATCGTAAGTTGATGATTGAAGGTAACAATAGTCGATTTACAGAAGACATACCTCCTGTTCGTCAAAGGACTTGCCAGACAATCGTCGTCAACCAG GAACGAAGCATATCTGTAAGGAGGAAAGAACTCGAGTTTAATTTGAAGGAGCATCTGAAGAAAAATGTGCTCAAATTAGGCCGATGTTTTTTTTTACAAACAGTTGGTATTCCTCAGGGAAGTGTTTTGTCAACTTTGCTTTGTACACTGTACTATGGACATATGGAAAGGAATAAAATCTTCCCCTATCTTTCTCTATCTGGTCATGACGTAACAATTAGACCTGAGAATGGTTGTGCTGCTCCTGAAGCTACTTCAGATGTATCTTTTTTGTCTCCCAAGTATCTCTTACTTAGGTTTGTTGATGACTTTTTGTTTGTATCAACATCCAAAAAGCAGGCTAGTAGCTTTTTCTCAAGATTGCAAAGAGGATTCCGAGAATACAACTGTTACATGAATCAGGAGAAGTTCTGCATGAATTTTGATTATGGCGGTACACATAAGCTTGATTCAAAGAGGCTTTTAGTAGGCAGCGATGGTGTCTCATTTATGCAGTGGAGTGGCTTGCTTATCAATAGCTGCACCTTAGAGGTTCAGGCAGACTATAGTAG GTACCTGAATGATCATCTGAGTTCGACATTAACTGTGAACTGGCAGCATAGACCCGGACGTCAACTCAAGACTAAGTTGTGTGCCTATATGCGGCCTAAATGTCATTCAATATTTTTCGATTCTAGTATTAACTCGCCGGCTACCATCAGGCTGAATGTGTATCAAGCTTTTATGGTGTGTGCAATGAAGTTCCATTGTTATGTCCGAGCATTGTCATACTGGTGCAAACTTCGTTCAGGTTCCTGCTTGTCTAGTATTGAGGGATCAATAAG ATACATGTATAAACTGATGAAGCGAAGGATGCATAAAGTCAATTTTGCGCCTGAGAGGAATCGTGTACTTCAAGTAGCAAAAACTGAAGTTATATGGATCGGATTGACTGCATATATCCGGGTGCTGAGCAAAAAAAAATCACGACACAATGAATTGCTGCATCTGTTAAGGACCAAGCTGGAGGCAGTTTCAAATGTTAGGATATCCTCTGGACTCAAGTATGCTGTTGATGAATCTCATTCCTCTTATTTGTGGAAAATCAAGTACTAG
- the LOC110795589 gene encoding telomerase reverse transcriptase isoform X1 — MGKKKERVPNVLWRRFRDKAATLSKTIISIIPKTCNCSGKGKCIRCIFGDGDEAAMSYLIRPNDSSDYRKLMNSCFVVVPENAPPLSPLLSFTRNWSQLQIVERTIQAIFSKEVAPSNVICQGYQKFKLQSTIVKVLTSWTWELASKRAGDSVMIYLLMHTLIFMPIKCNAHQQVAGPLVNRLFAGLPPDDVGPSMHASYPRKRRRGKGEISNAEEPASKVPCRVGQHNSFDLVGSKDVDYLGTHCSKESNLISENSSHEKYVLEEQPIEKLKVKSGKRFRLPSWQRRKRCKRLISQDCCTQEPSGKVLNTENDLHKTSDKSINVLDGVDLKSDQLMQVCPCCSVFQSLSRVPKDADINRKFTFYNLKSSSSLFLKKHILYFLKPGFVGDNDLLLHIFGLPNMGTRNLPTSCFHKLGLCSHGSSCLYHSLVKLLRVFIRRAKKCQHKKLLERHCSSQPRFQLNGDGDVGSSLQASKMDSKFSTSKQGVDQRTDQMPKRLIHAKSRDGKRTTEVTQCQFGLSQPYCLKDEVVSFIWSVCRNIVPSDLLGLPSSHRTLRRNISRFIRLRRFEKFSLKQCLHKLEVSKFPVLSKLESDKCCSAFAFKSETKKIPGQLPNSQNIGHGYLKQMLLERWIFWLFSHIVVPLIQANFYVTDSEQGKQNLYYYHKKAWKKLSGRVTTWLKEQSYRSLDNASVAEILSKRSFGFSNVRLCPKENGARPIANLKAASRFCIKRPFSQVQFRKKNRKRRAHKRYVPFLKSVNTVLRDLHVIFKDLKVKEPERWGSTVFSYNDIHRKYCAFLRHLKEGQPTMPMVYIVVSDVQKAFDTVKQDKLLSILNEIQIADEYSMQRSCEIFYRKKFLWISENRKLMIEGNNSRFTEDIPPVRQRTCQTIVVNQERSISVRRKELEFNLKEHLKKNVLKLGRCFFLQTVGIPQGSVLSTLLCTLYYGHMERNKIFPYLSLSGHDVTIRPENGCAAPEATSDVSFLSPKYLLLRFVDDFLFVSTSKKQASSFFSRLQRGFREYNCYMNQEKFCMNFDYGGTHKLDSKRLLVGSDGVSFMQWSGLLINSCTLEVQADYSRYLNDHLSSTLTVNWQHRPGRQLKTKLCAYMRPKCHSIFFDSSINSPATIRLNVYQAFMVCAMKFHCYVRALSYWCKLRSGSCLSSIEGSIRYMYKLMKRRMHKVNFAPERNRVLQVAKTEVIWIGLTAYIRVLSKKKSRHNELLHLLRTKLEAVSNVRISSGLKYAVDESHSSYLWKIKY, encoded by the exons ATGGGGAAGAAGAAGGAGAGAGTACCAAACGTATTATGGAGACGATTCAGGGACAAAGCAGCGACACTCTCAAAAACCATAATCTCAATCATTCCCAAAACTTGCAATTGCTCCGGAAAGGGTAAATGCATTCGTTGCATCTTCGGCGACGGCGATGAAGCGGCAATGTCGTATCTGATTAGACCTAATGATTCTTCCGACTACCGTAAATTGATGAattcttgctttgttgttgttccTGAAAATGCTCCTcctctttctcctcttcttagCTTCACTCGCAATTGGTCTCAGCTCCAG ATAGTTGAAAGGACCATTCAAGCAATTTTTAGCAAGGAGGTTGCGCCATCTAATGTCATATGCCAAGGGTATCAAAAG TTTAAATTGCAGAGCACCATTGTAAAGGTTCTAACTAGTTGGACATGGGAACTAGCCTCAAAAAGG GCTGGGGACAGTGTCATGATTTATTTACTTATGCACACATTGATATTCATGCCAATCAAGTGCAATGCACACCAACAAGTAGCAGGTCCTCTTGTCAATCGTCTGTTTGCAGGGTTACCCCCAGATGACGTTGGACCTTCCATGCATGCAA GTTACCCACGAAAGAGAAGAAGAGGCAAAGGAGAGATCTCAAACGCTGAAGAGCCTGCCAGCAAGGTGCCATGTAGAGTTGGTCAGCATAATTCATTTGACTTAGTTGGTTCTAAAGATGTTGATTATCTTGGCACACATTGTTCCAAAGAGAGCAATTTGATTTCTGAGAATTCTTCACATGAAAAATATGTTCTTGAAGAACAACCTATTGAGAAGCTCAAAGTAAAGTCAGGGAAGCGCTTCAGATTACCAAGTTGGCAACGCCGGAAGAGATGCAAAAGGTTGATATCACAAGACTGCTGCACTCAGGAGCCTTCCGGGAAAGTTTTGAACACCGAGAATGATTTACACAAGACTTCAGATAAAAGTATCAATGTTCTAGATGGTGTTGATCTCAAATCTGATCAACTG ATGCAGGTGTGCCCCTGTTGCTCAGTGTTTCAATCATTGTCAAGAGTGCCTAAAGATGCTGACATTAATAGGAAGTTTACATTCTACAACTTGAAGTCTTCATCATCTCTTTTCCTGAAAAAGC ATATCCTCTATTTCTTGAAACCTGGTTTTGTTGGTGACAACGATCTTCTCCTGCATATTTTTGGTTTGCCAAACATGGGTACCAGAAATTTACCAACATCATGCTTCCATAAACTTGGGCTCTGTTCACATGGGTCTTCTTGCTT ATACCATTCTTTGGTAAAGTTGCTTAGAGTATTTATCCGCAGAGCTAAAAAATGTCAGCATAAAAAGTTATTGGAGAGGCACTGTTCTAGTCAACCCCGTTTTCAGCTTAATGGAGATGGAGATGTTGGTTCCAGTCTTCAG GCTAGCAAGATGGATTCAAAGTTTTCGACCTCTAAACAAGGTGTGGATCAAAGAACTGACCAGATGCCCAAGAGGCTTATTCATGCCAAAAGTAGGGATGGCAAGAGAACAACTGAAGTCACTCAGTGTCAATTTGGTCTCAGCCAGCCATATTGCCTGAAAGATGAAGTAGTATCATTTATTTGGTCTGTTTGTCGGAATATAGTCCCATCTGATCTTTTAGGATTACCATCGAGCCACAGAACCTTGCGGAGAAATATCTCTAGATTTATTAGGCTGCGTCGATTTGAGAAATTTTCTTTAAAGCAATGTTTGCATAAACTAGAAGTGTCGAAATTCCCAGTGCTATCAAAATTGGAGTCGGACAAGTGCTGCAGTGCCTTTGCCTTCAAATCTGAGACTAAGAAAATCCCGGGGCAGTTGCCAAATTCACAAAACATTGGCCATGGTTACTTAAAACAGATGCTTCTGGAACGATGGATTTTTTGGTTATTTTCTCATATCGTCGTGCCCCTGATACAGGCCAATTTTTACGTCACGGACagtgagcaaggtaagcagaaCTTGTATTATTATCACAAAAAAGCTTGGAAGAAGTTGAGTGGCAGAGTCACCACATGGCTGAAGGAGCAGAGTTATCGCTCCTTGGATAATGCATCTGTAGCAGAGATATTAAGCAAGAGGTCATTTGGTTTCTCAAACGTCAGGCTTTGTCCTAAAGAAAATGGAGCAAGACCAATAGCGAATCTGAAAGCAGCATCCAGATTTTGCATTAAAAGACCCTTTTCACAAGTGCAGTTCCGCAAAAAGAACAGGAAAAGAAGGGCACATAAAAGATATGTCCCCTTTTTGAAGTCTGTGAACACTGTTCTGCGGGATTTGCATGTCATATTCAAAGATCTGAAGGTGAAGGAACCGGAAAGGTGGGGTTCAACGGTTTTTTCTTATAATGACATCCATAGAAAATATTGCGCATTTCTGAGGCATCTGAAGGAAGGACAGCCAACCATGCCAATGGTATACATTGTAGTTTCAGATGTACAAAAAGCATTTGATACTGTCAAACAGGATAAGCTTCTTTCGATACTGAATGAGATACAAATAGCAGATGAGTATTCCATGCAGAGGTCCTGTGAGATATTCTACAGGAAAAAGTTCTTGTGGATTTCTGAAAATCGTAAGTTGATGATTGAAGGTAACAATAGTCGATTTACAGAAGACATACCTCCTGTTCGTCAAAGGACTTGCCAGACAATCGTCGTCAACCAG GAACGAAGCATATCTGTAAGGAGGAAAGAACTCGAGTTTAATTTGAAGGAGCATCTGAAGAAAAATGTGCTCAAATTAGGCCGATGTTTTTTTTTACAAACAGTTGGTATTCCTCAGGGAAGTGTTTTGTCAACTTTGCTTTGTACACTGTACTATGGACATATGGAAAGGAATAAAATCTTCCCCTATCTTTCTCTATCTGGTCATGACGTAACAATTAGACCTGAGAATGGTTGTGCTGCTCCTGAAGCTACTTCAGATGTATCTTTTTTGTCTCCCAAGTATCTCTTACTTAGGTTTGTTGATGACTTTTTGTTTGTATCAACATCCAAAAAGCAGGCTAGTAGCTTTTTCTCAAGATTGCAAAGAGGATTCCGAGAATACAACTGTTACATGAATCAGGAGAAGTTCTGCATGAATTTTGATTATGGCGGTACACATAAGCTTGATTCAAAGAGGCTTTTAGTAGGCAGCGATGGTGTCTCATTTATGCAGTGGAGTGGCTTGCTTATCAATAGCTGCACCTTAGAGGTTCAGGCAGACTATAGTAG GTACCTGAATGATCATCTGAGTTCGACATTAACTGTGAACTGGCAGCATAGACCCGGACGTCAACTCAAGACTAAGTTGTGTGCCTATATGCGGCCTAAATGTCATTCAATATTTTTCGATTCTAGTATTAACTCGCCGGCTACCATCAGGCTGAATGTGTATCAAGCTTTTATGGTGTGTGCAATGAAGTTCCATTGTTATGTCCGAGCATTGTCATACTGGTGCAAACTTCGTTCAGGTTCCTGCTTGTCTAGTATTGAGGGATCAATAAG ATACATGTATAAACTGATGAAGCGAAGGATGCATAAAGTCAATTTTGCGCCTGAGAGGAATCGTGTACTTCAAGTAGCAAAAACTGAAGTTATATGGATCGGATTGACTGCATATATCCGGGTGCTGAGCAAAAAAAAATCACGACACAATGAATTGCTGCATCTGTTAAGGACCAAGCTGGAGGCAGTTTCAAATGTTAGGATATCCTCTGGACTCAAGTATGCTGTTGATGAATCTCATTCCTCTTATTTGTGGAAAATCAAGTACTAG